A part of Gadus morhua chromosome 17, gadMor3.0, whole genome shotgun sequence genomic DNA contains:
- the LOC115529612 gene encoding cornifelin homolog B translates to MAYQQQHPPPYQQHPYQQPPYQQQPYQQQPYQQQPQQQQPRPAITSVTTTTQSVMSGMWSSGVCDCCSDMETCCCGYWCFPCLQCKTTGDFGWCCCLPLVDVCCVVSCCLRSSMRERYGINGSCCDDFCQLLWCYPCVWCQMAREVKTRGRTGNTSVVTTQVIQV, encoded by the exons ATGGCCTACCAACAGCAACACCCGCCACCCTACCAACAGCATCCCTACCAGCAACCGCCCTACCAGCAGCAGCCCTACCAGCAGCAGCCCTACCAGCAGCaaccccagcaacagcagccccgGCCAGCCATCACCAGCGTAACCACCACAACACAATCAGTGATGTCGGGGATGTGGAGCAGTGGCGTGTGTGATTGCTGCTCGGACATGGAAACCT gcTGCTGCGGGTACTGGTGCTTCCCCTGCTTGCAGTGCAAGACCACCGGAGACTTTGGCTGGTGCTGCTGTCTGCCCTTGGTGGACGTCTGCTGCGTCGTGTCCTGCTGCCTGCGCTCCTCCATGCGAGAGCGCTACGGCATAAAT GGTTCATGCTGTGACGACTTCTGTCAACTGTTATGGTGTTACCCATGTGTCTGGTGCCAAATGGCGCGGGAAGTCAAGACTAGAGGTCGTACTGGCAACACTTCGGTGGTCACCACCCAGGTCATCCAAGTCTAG
- the LOC115529613 gene encoding cornifelin homolog B-like translates to MAVTSTTTVIQVGGAPSSRNWSTELCDCCTDTKTCCCGFWCFPCMQCKAAGDFGWCCAMPLLDFFCCAVSCCLRASMRERYNIDGSGCNDCCALMWCYPFVWCQMAREVKIRKHGSAPPTTTVITNQVTSR, encoded by the exons ATGGCCGTGACGTCCACCACCACTGTGATCCAAGTCGGCGGGGCCCCCAGCAGCCGGAACTGGTCCACTGAGCTCTGTGACTGCTGTACAGACACCAAAACCT gctgCTGTGGCTTCTGGTGCTTCCCCTGCATGCAGTGCAAGGCCGCGGGGGACTTCGGCTGGTGCTGCGCCATGCCCCTGCTGGACTTCTTCTGCTGCGCCGTGTCCTGCTGCCTGCGCGCCTCCATGAGAGAGCGATACAACATTGAC ggttcGGGCTGTAATGACTGCTGTGCGTTGATGTGGTGTTACCCGTTCGTCTGGTGCCAAATGGCTCGGGAAGTCAAGATCCGCAAGCATGGAAGTGCACCGCCCACCACTACGGTGATCACCAACCAGGTCACCTCACGCTAG
- the cxcl19 gene encoding C-X-C motif chemokine 19: MKKLLPLLLCLALAVLLAHGMPPISREFNTHCRCAEVESRMIPPDRLKSLKIFPQDAHCHKTEVIAGLTNGERICLNPQSAWVRKLVRFVLQQQQTQPQTE, from the exons ATGAAAAAACTACTTCCACTTCTGCTGTGTCTGGCCTTGGCTGTTCTCCTCGCTCACG GCATGCCCCCCATCAGCAGGGAGTTCAACACACACTGCCGCTGCGCCGAGGTGGAGTCCCGCATGATCCCCCCCGACCGCCTGAAGAGCCTCAAGATCTTCCCCCAGGACGCCCACTGCCACAAGACAGAGGTCAT TGCTGGATTGACCAATGGAGAGAGGATTTGTCTTAACCCCCAGTCAGCCTGGGTCAGGAAACTGGTGCGATtcgtcctccagcagcagcaaaccCAGCCGCAGACtgaataa